GAAAGATCACCCGCAAGACAAACAACGCTGGCTGGAAGGTGTGACCACCTTCGATGGCAAACCGGCGGCTGACAATTTGAAACTGACCAGCAAATAAACCCCGATTGAACCACCGACTCGCAGCCCTACGGGGCTGCGAACGGAATCATCACGCCTGCAAGGAACCCGCCTCATGAACCACGACGTCATCATCACCTGCGCACTTACCGGTGCTGGCGACACGACCAGCAAAAGCCCACACGTGCCGGTCACCCCGAAACAAATCGCCGCTGCTGCCGTGGAAGCCGCCAAGGCCGGCGCCACCGTGGTCCACTGCCACGTGCGCAACCCCGAAACCGGCAAATTCAGCCGTGACGTGGCGCTGTACCGCGAAGTGATGGAGCGCATCCGCGAGGCCGACGTCGACATCATCGTCAACCTCACCGCCGGCATGGGCGGTGACCTGGAAATCGGCGCCGGCGAGAACCCGATGGAGTTCGGTCCGAACACCGATCTGGTCGGTCCACTGACCCGCCTGGCCCACGTCGAAGAACTGCTGCCGGAAATCTGCACCCTCGATTGCGGCACCCTGAACTTCGGCGACGGCGACACCATTTACGTGTCCACTCCGGCGCAGTTGCGTGCTGGCGCCAAACGCATTCAAGAGCTGGGCGTGAAGGCCGAGCTGGAAATCTTCGACACCGGTCACCTGTGGTTCGCCAAACAGTTGATCAAGGAAGGCCTGCTCGACGACCCGCTGTTCCAGCTCTGCCTGGGCATCCCGTGGGGCGCGCCGGCGGATACCACCACCATGAAAGCCATGGTCGACAACCTGCCGGCAAATGCCGTGTGGGCCGGTTTCGGCATCGGTCGCATGCAGATGCCGATGGCGGCGCAAGCGGTGCTGCTGGGGGGCAACGTGCGGGTCGGTCTGGAAGACAACATCTGGCTGGACAAGGGTGTGCTGGCAACCAACGGCCAACTGGTCGAACGCGCCTCGGAAATCCTCAGTCGCCTCGGCGCCCGGGTTCTGACGCCGGCGGAAGGCCGGGCAAAAATGGGCCTGACCAAGCGCGGTTGATCCCGACACCTTTCCCCCTGTGTGAGCGAACCTGCTCGCGATGACGTCGGTAAAACCGAAACATCATCTGCGACAGGAATACCGCCATCGCGAGCAGGCTCGCTCACACAGTTTTTTCCGAGCCAAATTCAGGTAATCGCCATGACTTTTATCACCGAAATCAAAACCTTCGCCGCCCTGGGCAGCGGTGTCATCGGCAGCGGCTGGGTCTCCCGTGCTCTCGCCCACGGCCTCGACGTGGTGGCCTGGGACCCGGCGCCCGGTGCCGAAGCCGCCCTGCGCAAACGCGTCGCCAATGCCTGGGGCGCGCTGGAGAAACAAGGCCTGGCGCCCGGTGCTTCGCAAGATCGCCTGCGCTTTGTCGCGACCATCGAAGAGTGTGTTCGCGATGCCGATTTCATTCAGGAAAGCGCCCCGGAACGCCTCGATCTGAAACTGGAACTGCACAGCAAAATCAGCGCGGCGGCCAAGCCCGATGCCTTGATCGGCTCCAGCACTTCGGGCCTGTTGCCGAGCGAGTTCTACGAGAGCTCGACCCACCCGGAACGCTGCGTGGTCGGCCACCCGTTCAACCCGGTTTATCTGTTGCCCCTGGTGGAAGTGGTCGGCGGCAGGAACACTGCCCCGGAAGCCGTTCAAGCCGCCATGAAAGTCTACGAATCCTTGGGCATGCGTCCGCTCCATGTGCGCAAGGAAGTGCCAGGATTCATCGCCGACCGTTTGCTCGAAGCACTGTGGCGCGAGGCGCTGCACCTGGTCAACGACGGTGTGGCGACCACCGGTGAAATCGACGACGCGATCCGTTTTGGCGCGGGTCTGCGCTGGTCGTTCATGGGCACCTTTTTGACTTACACCCTGGCCGGCGGCGATGCCGGCATGCGGCACTTCATGGCGCAGTTCGGGCCGGCGTTGCAATTGCCGTGGACGTACCTGCCAGCACCGGAACTGACCGACAAGTTGATCGACGATGTGGTGGACGGCACCAGTGATCAGTTGGGCAAGCACAGCATTTCCGCGCTGGAGCGCTATCGTGATGATTGCTTGCTGGCGGTGCTGGAAGCAGTGAAAACCACCAAAGAGAAGCATGGGATGGCCTTCGCCGACTAACCACCGCTCTCTGTAGGAGCCGGCTTGCTGGCTCCTACAGGTTCTTATTACTTCAGGACCTGATCCCATGCCCGCGCTTACGACTTACAGCACCACAATCATCCCCGACTGGGTCGACTACAACGGCCACCTGCGCGACGCCTTCTACCTGCTGATTTTCAGCTACGCCACCGACGCACTGATGGACCGTCTGGGCATGGACAGCGACAACCGCGAAGCCAGCGGCAGCTCGCTGTTTACCCTCGAACTGCACCTCAACTACCTGCACGAAGTGAAGCTCGGCGCCAACGTTGAAGTGCACACCCAGATCATTGCTCACGACAGCAAACGCCTGCACCTCTATCACAGCCTGCATCTGGTCGGCGATGACAAGGAACTGGCGGGCAACGAACAAATGCTGCTGCACGTCGACCTCGC
This DNA window, taken from Pseudomonas fluorescens NCIMB 11764, encodes the following:
- a CDS encoding thioesterase family protein, whose product is MPALTTYSTTIIPDWVDYNGHLRDAFYLLIFSYATDALMDRLGMDSDNREASGSSLFTLELHLNYLHEVKLGANVEVHTQIIAHDSKRLHLYHSLHLVGDDKELAGNEQMLLHVDLAGPRSAPFSEATLEKLQAIVAEQTDLPAPACIGRVIALPTKK
- a CDS encoding L-carnitine dehydrogenase, producing the protein MTFITEIKTFAALGSGVIGSGWVSRALAHGLDVVAWDPAPGAEAALRKRVANAWGALEKQGLAPGASQDRLRFVATIEECVRDADFIQESAPERLDLKLELHSKISAAAKPDALIGSSTSGLLPSEFYESSTHPERCVVGHPFNPVYLLPLVEVVGGRNTAPEAVQAAMKVYESLGMRPLHVRKEVPGFIADRLLEALWREALHLVNDGVATTGEIDDAIRFGAGLRWSFMGTFLTYTLAGGDAGMRHFMAQFGPALQLPWTYLPAPELTDKLIDDVVDGTSDQLGKHSISALERYRDDCLLAVLEAVKTTKEKHGMAFAD
- a CDS encoding 3-keto-5-aminohexanoate cleavage protein; this encodes MNHDVIITCALTGAGDTTSKSPHVPVTPKQIAAAAVEAAKAGATVVHCHVRNPETGKFSRDVALYREVMERIREADVDIIVNLTAGMGGDLEIGAGENPMEFGPNTDLVGPLTRLAHVEELLPEICTLDCGTLNFGDGDTIYVSTPAQLRAGAKRIQELGVKAELEIFDTGHLWFAKQLIKEGLLDDPLFQLCLGIPWGAPADTTTMKAMVDNLPANAVWAGFGIGRMQMPMAAQAVLLGGNVRVGLEDNIWLDKGVLATNGQLVERASEILSRLGARVLTPAEGRAKMGLTKRG